A genomic segment from Candidatus Poribacteria bacterium encodes:
- a CDS encoding HNH endonuclease, whose protein sequence is MEKVRVLIYLVVERIEADQGLFQEIIARTDIPKRTDLGDIPRYNAPENKKELYGEQEGYCNGCGEHFQMRHLEVDHIIAETSGGTDHIENLQLLCGHCNRVKGDRGQEYLISRLNKI, encoded by the coding sequence ATGGAAAAAGTACGGGTTTTAATTTACTTGGTTGTTGAACGTATCGAAGCAGATCAGGGATTGTTTCAGGAAATTATTGCACGCACGGATATTCCGAAACGCACGGATTTGGGCGATATTCCGCGATACAATGCACCCGAAAACAAGAAAGAGTTATATGGAGAACAGGAGGGATATTGTAATGGGTGCGGTGAGCATTTTCAGATGCGACATTTGGAGGTTGACCATATCATTGCTGAAACCAGTGGCGGAACGGATCATATTGAAAACCTGCAACTGCTTTGTGGTCATTGTAACAGAGTTAAAGGCGACCGTGGACAAGAATATCTGATTTCAAGGCTCAATAAAATTTGA
- a CDS encoding tetratricopeptide repeat protein: MARKLSYSPVVLMALVACHLAFHHISVGFCQETTAADITAQIRAYKAELAVDGTRIETRLQLAKVYLQIEAYTEAVDEYRRIIGLMEVNPVSNSARTGHNADIATAYYGLGLGYTGLEKFEDAVAAYRRAIASVPDWAYTHAALASAYVNMHRYTEALDAYKVAIALDPNDEMIHHQLGNVYSKRGERSAAMQHQQRAIAIAPEFAAAHYQLGLLYAQEKRWTDAIASYQTAYAHDEMLVEALYNLAQASLRAGNPSAAREQMALFEERKATLTPLHQLRGALQRTQGTAERAQILANIARLYLKNGFYEKAVWEYQKALGMNPELVPAHNGLGIAYTMLGKHSGAITAQRKALALQPNFAKAHAGLGLAYFSQNEMESALEHYRRAAALAPQLLEAHLKIGTILLKQKRYAEAIDTYKASAALAPDTAEIHHNLGICYARQAKTDLEAARRYAQEAIRLDPNVASYYNTLAIIDFRRGDYPQAEKSIRKALELDPENRNYQQGLKQISGKLAVE, from the coding sequence GTGGCCCGGAAACTTTCCTATTCCCCAGTTGTATTGATGGCACTCGTCGCGTGCCACCTTGCTTTCCATCACATCTCAGTCGGGTTCTGTCAAGAAACGACTGCTGCGGACATCACAGCACAGATTCGCGCTTACAAAGCAGAATTGGCGGTTGATGGCACACGGATTGAGACTCGATTGCAACTCGCGAAGGTTTACCTCCAAATTGAGGCTTACACGGAAGCAGTTGACGAGTATCGTCGAATAATTGGGTTGATGGAAGTGAATCCAGTTTCCAACAGCGCGAGGACTGGGCACAATGCGGATATTGCCACTGCTTACTATGGATTGGGATTGGGATACACCGGACTTGAGAAATTTGAAGATGCCGTCGCTGCATATCGGCGTGCGATTGCCTCCGTTCCCGATTGGGCATATACCCATGCGGCTCTGGCGAGTGCTTATGTGAACATGCACCGTTACACCGAAGCCCTCGATGCTTACAAAGTGGCAATTGCTTTGGATCCGAACGATGAAATGATTCATCATCAACTCGGGAATGTCTACAGCAAACGCGGTGAACGTTCCGCCGCGATGCAGCATCAACAACGCGCAATTGCCATCGCACCGGAATTCGCAGCAGCGCACTATCAGTTAGGACTGCTCTACGCCCAAGAAAAGCGGTGGACTGACGCAATCGCATCATACCAAACAGCGTATGCACACGACGAGATGTTAGTTGAGGCACTCTATAATCTCGCGCAGGCATCCCTTCGCGCTGGAAATCCGTCCGCAGCGCGTGAACAGATGGCACTGTTTGAAGAACGCAAAGCGACCCTGACCCCTCTACATCAGCTACGAGGCGCGTTGCAGCGGACACAAGGGACAGCGGAACGCGCCCAGATTCTCGCCAATATCGCGCGGCTCTACCTCAAAAACGGATTTTATGAGAAAGCGGTCTGGGAATATCAAAAAGCACTCGGAATGAACCCCGAACTTGTGCCAGCTCATAACGGTTTGGGTATTGCTTATACGATGCTTGGAAAACACTCGGGAGCCATTACTGCCCAGCGGAAAGCGTTGGCACTCCAACCGAATTTCGCCAAGGCACACGCGGGACTCGGTCTGGCATATTTCAGTCAGAATGAAATGGAATCCGCCCTGGAACATTATCGACGTGCAGCCGCGCTGGCACCCCAACTTTTAGAGGCACATCTAAAGATTGGAACAATCTTGTTGAAACAGAAGCGTTATGCGGAAGCGATTGATACATATAAGGCGAGCGCGGCATTAGCCCCTGACACTGCTGAGATACACCATAACTTGGGTATCTGTTATGCGCGTCAAGCGAAAACCGATTTAGAAGCGGCGCGGCGTTATGCTCAAGAAGCCATCCGCTTGGATCCGAACGTCGCGAGTTATTACAACACCCTCGCAATCATTGATTTTCGGCGCGGCGACTATCCACAAGCAGAGAAATCTATCCGAAAAGCACTAGAACTTGACCCAGAAAACCGGAACTATCAGCAGGGGTTAAAACAGATTTCTGGTAAATTGGCGGTAGAATAA
- the polA gene encoding DNA polymerase I, whose amino-acid sequence MQNEQKDTVYIIDTHAEIFRAYYAIRSGLTSSVTGEATHAVFGFAGTLIRILTQLQAKYVVAAIDTPGNTFRNELYSDYKANRSPAPDDLVTQIHRILELLEAFGILTLGKPELEADDIIASVTQAILNDPEASDVNVTIISKDKDLEQLLIGNRVTMLDLHNDKIIDERSLLETKGIKPSQVVDTLALMGDTSDNVPGVAKIGLKTASQLIQQYGSIEGIFENIDQIRGKRRENLEKSRLQLDLSRELVTLKRDATLDFSIEQARVKPLDLQKILPLFQALELKRYEQVVRELTGGDSTSTVPSTPTTRKERVAALAQKTDAILDKGDYETAETGDYSAIVTLDQLQDLVDTLSETQEIISFDTETDGLERDARLCGLSFSWKPKQGVYVPVRSPHPKDHLDTNTVLSALRPILENPALPKCGHNLKFDASILIRNGVKLQGAAFDTLLASQLVDAQIPSHNLDTLALLHLEHKMISFEELTTDSDRTGEATSPLQATDLGELFETEADRQKTIDEVPLAEATIYAAEDADVTLRLYHFLMPKLDEMGITALARDIESPLAPILAEMEYNGIVCDKEELKRQNVVISELVDARQKEIHEIVGYPCNIDSPRQLARVLFDELGFKPVKRTRGGKVSTDVTVLEALSLREDINDAKTSVPRLIIEYRQFRKLQSTYLAQLQNAVDPKTERIHTHLYQLTTATGRLKSDHPNLQNIPVRTEIGRQLRRAFRAPEGHKLICADYSQIELRILAHFSEDESLIETFTQDLDIHTAVASQVFEVPAASVTRELRDKAKTINFGIIYGVSPTGLSRRIKGMRVKEAAALIEDYKTRFPGIDRFLQQCVQEASDHGYVRTLTGRRRAIPEIYATNRSRRSLGERLAINTVVQGSAADLMKAAMVQVQHRIDRDKLPLKMLLQIHDELVLETPEALAVEYAAIVCQEMENAMTLRVPLRTEAGIGDNWMIAK is encoded by the coding sequence ATGCAAAACGAGCAAAAAGATACTGTCTATATTATCGACACGCACGCCGAAATATTTCGGGCTTATTATGCGATTCGTAGCGGATTGACGAGCAGCGTCACTGGCGAGGCGACCCATGCTGTGTTCGGGTTCGCTGGCACACTTATTCGGATCTTGACGCAACTTCAGGCAAAATATGTTGTCGCTGCGATTGATACACCAGGGAACACGTTTCGCAATGAACTTTATTCGGACTACAAGGCGAATCGCTCTCCGGCACCTGATGATCTGGTGACACAAATTCATCGGATCCTGGAGTTGCTTGAGGCATTTGGTATCTTGACACTCGGTAAACCTGAATTGGAGGCAGACGACATCATCGCCTCTGTCACACAAGCAATCCTTAACGATCCAGAGGCGAGTGATGTCAATGTCACTATTATTTCTAAAGACAAAGACCTCGAACAGTTGTTAATCGGCAACCGGGTTACAATGCTTGACCTCCATAACGATAAGATTATCGACGAACGGTCGCTGCTGGAGACGAAAGGCATAAAACCGTCTCAAGTTGTGGATACGCTTGCCTTAATGGGAGATACTTCAGACAATGTCCCAGGTGTTGCGAAAATCGGCTTGAAAACCGCATCGCAATTGATTCAGCAGTACGGCTCAATTGAAGGCATTTTTGAGAATATTGATCAGATTAGAGGGAAACGTCGCGAAAATTTGGAGAAGTCCCGTTTACAACTCGATCTTTCACGAGAGCTTGTAACCTTGAAGCGAGATGCGACTTTGGACTTCTCCATAGAACAAGCACGCGTCAAACCACTTGACCTCCAGAAGATCCTCCCCCTCTTCCAAGCGTTAGAACTCAAACGCTACGAGCAGGTTGTGCGGGAACTTACGGGGGGTGATTCTACGTCCACCGTTCCTTCTACACCAACGACCCGCAAGGAACGGGTTGCGGCGTTAGCACAGAAAACGGATGCCATTTTAGACAAAGGCGATTACGAGACCGCTGAAACGGGGGACTATTCGGCGATCGTTACGCTCGATCAACTGCAAGATCTCGTTGATACACTATCGGAAACCCAGGAGATTATCAGTTTTGATACCGAAACGGATGGCTTGGAACGCGACGCGAGGCTGTGCGGATTGAGTTTCTCATGGAAACCGAAGCAAGGTGTTTACGTTCCCGTGCGTTCCCCGCACCCCAAAGATCATCTGGATACAAACACTGTGCTTTCGGCACTTCGGCCGATTTTAGAGAATCCAGCACTCCCGAAATGTGGACATAATCTAAAGTTTGATGCCAGCATTCTTATCAGGAACGGGGTTAAACTCCAAGGTGCTGCTTTTGATACACTGCTGGCGAGTCAATTAGTTGATGCACAGATCCCCTCCCACAACCTTGATACACTGGCGTTGCTCCATTTAGAACACAAGATGATCTCGTTTGAGGAACTCACGACGGATTCAGATAGGACGGGCGAGGCAACCTCGCCCCTACAAGCGACGGACTTAGGTGAACTGTTTGAAACGGAGGCAGATCGGCAGAAAACAATCGATGAAGTGCCATTGGCAGAAGCCACAATTTACGCCGCAGAAGATGCTGACGTTACCCTCCGCCTCTATCATTTCCTGATGCCCAAACTTGATGAGATGGGGATCACAGCATTAGCGCGTGATATAGAGTCACCGCTCGCCCCTATTCTCGCTGAAATGGAGTATAACGGTATCGTTTGCGATAAGGAGGAACTCAAACGCCAAAACGTTGTGATTAGCGAACTTGTTGATGCTCGACAAAAGGAGATTCACGAAATCGTTGGATACCCGTGTAATATTGATTCACCGAGACAACTGGCACGGGTGCTGTTCGATGAACTCGGTTTCAAACCTGTGAAACGGACCCGGGGTGGCAAAGTCTCCACTGATGTGACGGTGTTAGAAGCACTCTCACTGAGAGAAGATATCAACGATGCGAAGACAAGTGTGCCGCGCTTAATAATTGAGTACCGCCAATTCCGTAAGCTACAGAGCACATATCTGGCGCAACTCCAGAATGCAGTTGACCCAAAAACAGAGCGTATCCACACACACCTCTATCAGCTAACGACAGCGACAGGACGTTTGAAGTCCGACCACCCGAATCTACAGAACATCCCTGTCCGAACGGAGATTGGCAGACAATTGCGGCGCGCTTTTAGGGCACCCGAAGGGCATAAGTTAATCTGTGCAGATTACTCACAGATTGAACTTCGCATTCTCGCACATTTCAGTGAAGATGAAAGTTTAATCGAGACGTTTACACAAGATTTAGACATCCACACAGCGGTCGCTTCGCAGGTGTTTGAGGTGCCGGCTGCCTCGGTTACGCGTGAACTTCGTGATAAGGCGAAGACCATCAATTTCGGTATCATTTACGGGGTTTCGCCAACGGGTCTCTCGCGTCGGATTAAGGGGATGCGTGTGAAAGAGGCGGCTGCCCTGATAGAGGATTACAAAACGCGTTTTCCGGGGATAGATCGTTTTCTACAGCAGTGCGTTCAGGAGGCATCGGATCATGGATATGTTCGCACGCTCACGGGCAGGCGACGCGCCATCCCTGAAATCTATGCGACCAACCGGAGTCGGCGAAGCCTTGGGGAGCGGCTGGCAATCAATACTGTGGTGCAAGGTTCCGCTGCAGATTTAATGAAGGCAGCAATGGTCCAAGTGCAGCATCGCATTGATAGAGACAAACTTCCCTTAAAAATGCTTCTACAGATTCATGATGAGTTAGTGCTTGAAACGCCAGAGGCACTCGCGGTGGAATATGCCGCGATTGTTTGTCAAGAGATGGAGAACGCGATGACGCTTCGGGTACCGCTTCGGACAGAGGCAGGAATCGGCGATAATTGGATGATCGCGAAATAA
- a CDS encoding RNA-binding protein — protein MNIYVGNVPYAATETDLEELFGEYGQVATATIIRDRYDGRSKGFGFVEMENQEDGERAIEALDGQEMMGRPLKVNPARPREQRREPRRYDDSDRNM, from the coding sequence ATGAATATCTACGTTGGCAACGTGCCTTATGCGGCCACGGAAACCGACCTCGAAGAACTCTTTGGAGAGTATGGTCAGGTTGCAACGGCTACGATTATCCGTGACCGGTACGATGGTCGCTCCAAAGGGTTTGGCTTCGTTGAGATGGAAAACCAAGAGGACGGCGAGCGAGCGATAGAAGCATTAGATGGCCAAGAGATGATGGGACGTCCGCTGAAAGTTAATCCTGCACGTCCTCGCGAGCAACGTCGCGAGCCGCGCCGGTATGACGATTCAGACAGGAACATGTAG
- a CDS encoding NAD(P)/FAD-dependent oxidoreductase — protein sequence MQETIYDVAVIGAGPAGAQAAVSASHQMRHVLVLHSGKVSFSRGRAYWSKSVEIEDAPVFPGIIGPHFAKELMKWMESRPVVDFMLGSEKRKTGIDIRDGMVAKLTRNGDLFELEASTKTLKKNTFMEMVSFKSRTIVVAAGFDDKWPDIEFDPDAERLYKQYATVFRYAGNRKGWHVCIRCDGHLHVNEHLALLGVGDYIYEAAIGAQDFTDKITILTNGRPHGMSPPVLEQVKARKINIIETKIKRHIGEKTDLLGFEMVDGSELFFHGFLVDEGLIPNTKFLEGWDYQKDEEGLIIANEDMQMLDSSGETIPGLFAAGDIISGERNLIATAFALGQEAGLSASDSLRQWHFPD from the coding sequence GTGCAAGAAACAATTTACGACGTTGCAGTGATTGGCGCGGGACCTGCGGGCGCGCAAGCAGCGGTTTCAGCGAGCCATCAGATGCGGCACGTTTTAGTGCTGCATTCAGGAAAGGTGAGTTTTAGTCGGGGTCGCGCTTACTGGTCAAAGTCCGTAGAAATTGAAGATGCGCCGGTTTTTCCGGGTATCATTGGACCTCACTTTGCGAAAGAACTCATGAAATGGATGGAAAGCCGCCCCGTCGTCGATTTCATGCTGGGTTCAGAGAAACGCAAGACAGGTATTGATATACGCGACGGCATGGTTGCGAAACTCACACGGAACGGCGACCTATTTGAACTCGAAGCATCTACAAAAACACTGAAAAAAAATACATTCATGGAAATGGTATCTTTTAAATCTCGCACTATCGTCGTTGCCGCTGGGTTTGATGATAAGTGGCCCGATATTGAATTTGACCCCGATGCGGAGCGTTTATATAAGCAGTATGCGACGGTATTTCGCTATGCCGGCAATCGAAAAGGGTGGCATGTCTGCATCCGTTGTGATGGACATCTCCATGTCAACGAACATCTTGCACTCCTCGGCGTTGGCGACTATATCTACGAGGCAGCGATTGGGGCACAAGATTTTACGGATAAAATTACAATTCTCACAAACGGTAGACCCCACGGGATGTCTCCACCTGTGTTAGAGCAGGTGAAAGCCCGTAAAATTAATATCATTGAAACAAAGATTAAACGGCATATCGGTGAAAAAACCGACCTTTTAGGATTTGAGATGGTTGATGGGAGCGAATTATTTTTCCACGGTTTCCTCGTTGATGAAGGACTCATCCCGAATACGAAGTTTCTTGAGGGATGGGACTATCAAAAGGACGAAGAAGGGTTGATTATCGCAAACGAGGATATGCAAATGTTGGACAGCAGCGGAGAGACGATTCCCGGACTCTTCGCGGCGGGTGACATCATATCTGGTGAGCGAAATCTGATTGCGACTGCGTTCGCGCTCGGACAAGAGGCGGGTTTGTCAGCATCAGACTCCTTACGTCAATGGCATTTCCCCGATTAG
- a CDS encoding LamG domain-containing protein: protein MKFNTLTFILFSLGLIAISLVTVNSSSAAIDPSSVVGIWLFDEAGGSTVMDASGNNNHGTIVNAPIWVDGRFGSALAFDGSCVNTNKKLLNGRKEFTVVAWVKPGTITENRIGLIGQNDSPEFGFINPDTVALWTPSAGSNNHPYEHPPGEWHHVAAVASGEFTKVYVDGEATTVNGRWSNHGRSDFNVNIGGCGIWDPNGNWFTGAMDEVGLFHAPLTDADITDIMNNGLTALGVAVEPAGKIAVTWGILKQKEY from the coding sequence TCCTGTTTAGTTTAGGGCTGATAGCGATCAGTCTCGTTACGGTGAACAGTAGTAGTGCTGCAATTGATCCGAGCAGTGTTGTCGGTATTTGGCTGTTCGACGAAGCGGGCGGAAGCACAGTGATGGACGCTTCAGGAAACAATAACCATGGAACGATTGTCAACGCACCCATTTGGGTGGATGGGCGATTCGGTAGTGCTTTAGCATTTGATGGCAGTTGTGTCAACACAAACAAAAAACTTCTTAACGGCAGGAAGGAATTCACGGTTGTTGCGTGGGTAAAACCGGGAACGATCACCGAGAATCGGATCGGACTAATAGGACAGAACGATTCACCGGAATTCGGTTTTATTAACCCGGATACCGTTGCACTATGGACGCCGTCAGCTGGTAGTAATAATCATCCGTATGAGCATCCGCCCGGTGAATGGCACCATGTCGCCGCTGTGGCTTCTGGGGAATTCACGAAGGTTTACGTGGATGGCGAGGCGACCACAGTCAACGGTAGGTGGTCCAATCACGGCAGGTCCGATTTCAACGTGAACATCGGCGGATGTGGTATTTGGGATCCTAACGGTAATTGGTTCACAGGGGCAATGGATGAGGTCGGACTCTTCCACGCACCTTTGACAGATGCCGATATTACTGATATTATGAATAATGGCTTGACTGCCTTAGGCGTTGCGGTAGAACCCGCAGGGAAAATCGCAGTAACATGGGGTATCCTCAAGCAGAAGGAATACTAA
- a CDS encoding menaquinone biosynthesis decarboxylase, with the protein MAYNSLAEFVKALDRAGELKRIKTTVSPDLEIAEITDRVSKAGGPALLFEKVEGSRMPLLINTYGSYQRMAMALGVDDLGQIASEIESMIKLGPPDSLLDKIKILRLLSQLTNFPPKTVKKGACQEVVRTGEDASLDVLPLIKCWPLDADRYITLPQVFTHSLKTGQRNVGTYRLQKITSDALAMHWQIHHDGAAHHREYQQAERQMPVAIALGGDPVMSYIGTAPLPSGIDELLFAGFLRKANVEMVPAKTIDMLVPADADIVIEGYIAPNETCIEGPFGDHTGFYSLADEYPLLHITAITHRKNPIYQTIIVGKPPMEDCYMGKATERIFMPLIKTQLPELVDMNLPLFGVFHNFALISIDKRYPYHAKKIMHSLWGLGQLMFSKIIIVVDKEVDVQNLEEVLFYVGSNVDPKRDVTIVEGPVDVLDHAAPLMGAGSKMGIDATTKWAEEGYEREWPQEIQMSDEVIALVDEKWKKYGF; encoded by the coding sequence ATGGCATACAACAGTCTCGCAGAGTTCGTCAAAGCCTTGGATCGAGCAGGCGAACTCAAACGCATTAAAACAACTGTATCACCGGACTTGGAAATCGCTGAGATTACCGATCGGGTGAGTAAAGCAGGCGGTCCTGCGCTTCTCTTTGAAAAGGTAGAAGGCAGCCGGATGCCGCTCCTCATCAATACTTACGGCTCTTATCAACGGATGGCGATGGCACTTGGCGTTGACGATCTTGGGCAAATCGCGTCGGAAATTGAGAGTATGATTAAATTGGGACCCCCGGATTCCCTCCTCGATAAGATAAAAATTCTCCGACTGCTGTCGCAATTGACGAACTTTCCGCCGAAAACGGTGAAGAAAGGTGCATGTCAAGAAGTCGTCCGGACGGGTGAGGATGCCTCCTTAGATGTGTTGCCGCTCATAAAATGTTGGCCCCTTGATGCCGATAGATACATCACCTTGCCCCAGGTTTTCACGCATAGCCTTAAAACGGGTCAACGGAACGTTGGCACATATCGTTTACAGAAAATAACGTCGGACGCTTTAGCGATGCACTGGCAAATTCATCACGATGGTGCTGCGCATCATCGCGAGTATCAACAAGCAGAACGACAGATGCCTGTTGCAATTGCCCTCGGTGGGGATCCCGTGATGTCTTATATCGGCACGGCACCCCTTCCATCTGGGATTGATGAACTCCTCTTCGCGGGGTTTCTGCGAAAAGCGAATGTGGAGATGGTACCCGCCAAGACGATTGATATGCTCGTGCCTGCAGACGCGGACATCGTGATTGAAGGATACATTGCGCCAAATGAAACCTGTATAGAAGGTCCCTTCGGGGATCATACCGGGTTCTATTCCTTGGCAGATGAGTACCCGCTCCTTCATATCACAGCGATTACACATCGGAAAAATCCGATCTATCAGACGATCATCGTCGGTAAACCGCCGATGGAGGATTGCTACATGGGTAAGGCGACTGAGCGGATCTTTATGCCGTTGATTAAGACGCAGTTGCCAGAACTCGTCGATATGAATCTCCCCTTATTTGGTGTATTCCACAATTTTGCGCTGATCTCTATTGACAAACGCTACCCCTACCACGCAAAGAAGATTATGCACAGCTTGTGGGGACTCGGGCAGTTAATGTTCAGCAAAATTATCATCGTCGTTGATAAAGAGGTCGATGTCCAAAACCTTGAAGAGGTGCTATTCTATGTCGGCAGTAATGTCGATCCGAAAAGAGATGTGACGATTGTCGAAGGTCCTGTTGATGTGCTGGACCACGCGGCACCATTGATGGGTGCGGGATCGAAGATGGGTATCGATGCGACAACGAAATGGGCGGAGGAGGGGTATGAACGCGAGTGGCCCCAGGAGATCCAAATGTCTGACGAGGTGATAGCGTTAGTCGATGAAAAATGGAAAAAGTACGGGTTTTAA
- a CDS encoding LamG domain-containing protein, with the protein MMAENVLMSPILYWEKIGGESMRTAIGFSKLVPLSLIMLLGVAFSLPTFAGTQLWDFEEKHDDWKVANGNWEIKGGIYQVERGGKAEHSLVGEEDWDDYTVEAKIRIDEHNWAGLVFRAQSEHEYYVYYLNIPNNKSELWKHTKGAWDTRQAINSNIPATKKVKIELEEWLDVKAVIEGEIFKFYINGELQGEQKDNAYKTGKIGVWAWETAASFDDVMITGDNVIDTLAVDANDKLATTWGRLKQRF; encoded by the coding sequence ATGATGGCAGAAAATGTGTTGATGAGCCCTATATTGTATTGGGAGAAAATAGGAGGAGAAAGTATGAGAACGGCTATCGGATTCTCGAAGTTAGTTCCCCTGAGTCTTATTATGCTTTTGGGGGTCGCGTTTTCGCTACCAACTTTTGCAGGGACGCAATTGTGGGACTTTGAGGAAAAACACGATGACTGGAAAGTCGCGAACGGAAATTGGGAAATCAAAGGTGGTATCTACCAAGTCGAAAGAGGCGGGAAAGCTGAACATTCTCTCGTCGGTGAAGAGGACTGGGATGATTACACCGTTGAAGCAAAAATCCGAATAGATGAGCACAATTGGGCAGGTCTCGTTTTCCGGGCACAAAGCGAGCATGAGTACTATGTCTATTATCTCAACATTCCGAACAACAAGTCTGAACTCTGGAAGCATACCAAAGGGGCGTGGGATACGCGTCAAGCGATTAACAGTAATATTCCGGCCACTAAAAAAGTGAAGATAGAGCTCGAAGAATGGCTTGATGTTAAAGCTGTGATTGAAGGTGAGATATTTAAATTTTATATTAACGGCGAATTGCAGGGTGAACAGAAGGATAATGCCTACAAGACCGGCAAAATCGGTGTATGGGCATGGGAGACCGCAGCGAGTTTTGACGATGTCATGATTACCGGTGATAACGTTATAGATACCCTTGCCGTTGATGCGAATGATAAACTTGCCACGACATGGGGACGCCTCAAACAACGTTTTTAG